In Synechococcus sp. Nb3U1, one DNA window encodes the following:
- a CDS encoding HHL1-like protein yields MSQPKGFSKSKPEKTPPNPNAAKRKQAAKRYDELQAKGMPEFNIFARSAKAAAGKPNPWLPVGSLAVGRSSAIHQAIFQNEEELKKAALRLFPRLSKVKEELEFGFRLKDKDYQDEPIQLAIRPQPSPLQVWMEKIRGWLGLSAEGTSKKA; encoded by the coding sequence ATGAGCCAGCCCAAGGGTTTCAGCAAATCCAAGCCCGAAAAGACCCCCCCCAACCCCAATGCCGCCAAACGCAAACAAGCGGCCAAACGCTATGACGAGCTGCAAGCAAAGGGGATGCCGGAATTCAACATTTTTGCCCGCTCTGCCAAGGCGGCTGCCGGGAAACCCAATCCTTGGTTACCGGTGGGATCCCTGGCGGTAGGACGTTCTAGCGCCATTCACCAGGCTATTTTCCAGAACGAAGAGGAACTCAAAAAAGCCGCTCTGCGCTTGTTCCCCCGTCTGAGCAAGGTCAAAGAGGAGCTGGAGTTTGGTTTCCGCCTCAAGGACAAAGACTATCAAGATGAGCCGATTCAACTGGCGATCCGGCCCCAGCCTTCGCCACTTCAGGTTTGGATGGAAAAGATCCGGGGCTGGCTGGGCCTATCGGCCGAAGGGACTTCCAAAAAGGCTTGA
- a CDS encoding alpha/beta fold hydrolase, translated as MLTASPASFAADAIAPFAPQIWNWRGHSIRYVVQGSGSPLVLVHGFGASIGHWRHNIPVLAAAGYQVYALDLLGFGGSAKPALPYSLDLWVELLVDFWQAHIQRPAVFIGNSIGALLSLIMAAQHPDLTAGAVLLNCAGGLNHRSHELNPIFRLVMGTFTALVASPVTGPFLFDRVRQRQRIRETLKQVYRNPAAITDELVEILYAPSCDVGAQQVFASILTAPAGPLPEALLPQVRCPLLVLWGEADPWTPIQRGRGFQNHINGIDYQFLPIPDTGHCPHDERPEVINPLILDWLPKAFAVV; from the coding sequence GTGTTGACTGCTTCTCCGGCCAGTTTTGCGGCTGATGCCATCGCTCCTTTTGCTCCTCAAATCTGGAACTGGCGTGGACATTCCATTCGCTATGTGGTGCAGGGATCCGGATCCCCTTTGGTGTTGGTGCATGGGTTTGGGGCTTCAATTGGCCATTGGCGGCACAATATCCCCGTTCTGGCGGCGGCAGGATATCAAGTTTATGCTCTGGATTTGCTTGGGTTTGGTGGCTCTGCAAAACCTGCTCTGCCCTACAGTTTGGATTTGTGGGTGGAGCTGCTGGTGGATTTTTGGCAGGCACACATTCAACGGCCAGCAGTGTTCATTGGCAATTCCATCGGTGCTTTGCTCAGCCTGATCATGGCCGCGCAACATCCGGATTTGACGGCAGGGGCTGTATTACTCAACTGTGCCGGCGGCTTGAATCATCGTTCCCATGAACTCAACCCGATTTTCCGGTTGGTCATGGGCACCTTTACAGCTTTGGTGGCCTCCCCCGTTACGGGTCCATTTTTATTTGATCGGGTGCGTCAACGCCAGCGCATCCGCGAAACCTTGAAACAGGTGTACCGCAACCCTGCTGCCATTACCGATGAACTGGTGGAGATCCTCTACGCCCCCTCCTGCGATGTGGGTGCTCAGCAGGTGTTTGCCTCAATTCTCACCGCTCCGGCTGGCCCGCTCCCCGAGGCACTGTTGCCGCAAGTGCGTTGTCCGCTGTTGGTGCTCTGGGGAGAAGCGGATCCCTGGACACCGATTCAACGGGGTCGAGGCTTTCAAAACCATATCAACGGGATCGACTACCAATTTCTGCCCATCCCCGACACCGGCCATTGCCCTCATGATGAACGCCCAGAGGTGATCAATCCTTTGATTTTGGACTGGTTACCCAAAGCCTTTGCAGTCGTTTGA
- the rpe gene encoding ribulose-phosphate 3-epimerase — protein sequence MIKPSATSGQKPIVIAPSILSADFSRLGDEVRAVDEAGADWIHVDVMDGRFVPNITIGPLVVEALRPVTTKPLDVHLMIVQPENYVADFAKAGADIISVHAESSSTIHLHRTLSQIKDLGKQAGVVLNPASSLDLIQYVLELVDLVLIMSVNPGFGGQSFIPAVVPKIRQLRALCDERGLDPWIEVDGGLKGSNAWQVIEAGANAIVAGSAVFKAKDYGEAIRGIRNSRRPELVTV from the coding sequence ATGATCAAGCCGTCAGCGACCTCTGGGCAAAAGCCGATTGTGATCGCCCCCTCTATTCTTTCGGCGGACTTTAGCCGTTTGGGGGATGAGGTGCGGGCAGTGGATGAAGCGGGGGCGGACTGGATCCATGTGGATGTGATGGATGGCCGCTTTGTGCCAAATATTACTATTGGCCCACTGGTGGTGGAAGCACTGCGCCCAGTCACGACCAAGCCCCTGGATGTGCACCTGATGATCGTGCAACCGGAGAATTATGTGGCGGACTTTGCCAAGGCAGGGGCCGACATCATTTCTGTGCATGCGGAGTCTAGCTCTACCATTCACCTGCACCGTACCCTCAGCCAGATCAAGGATTTGGGCAAGCAGGCGGGCGTAGTGCTCAATCCCGCCAGTTCTTTGGATTTGATCCAGTACGTGCTGGAGTTGGTGGACTTGGTGCTGATCATGAGCGTCAACCCCGGCTTTGGGGGGCAAAGCTTTATTCCGGCGGTGGTGCCCAAAATTCGTCAGTTGCGTGCCCTCTGTGATGAACGCGGCTTGGATCCCTGGATCGAGGTGGATGGTGGCCTCAAAGGGAGCAATGCCTGGCAGGTGATTGAAGCGGGGGCCAATGCGATTGTGGCAGGCTCAGCGGTGTTCAAGGCCAAGGATTACGGAGAAGCGATTCGCGGCATTCGTAACAGCCGTCGTCCAGAGCTGGTCACGGTTTGA